One Streptomyces sp. SAI-135 DNA segment encodes these proteins:
- a CDS encoding GNAT family N-acetyltransferase, protein MTNLTAAIESVAQLRTVWRAMVLDRNGEADVRDMPGVAVRWADCRFAFWNAITLTKTGADATLLEKRLRQAADIMRSKRQPGFLWLFEDLLADDARAALDEAAERAGLAHAFPGTGMAGDLLPIPEPRHPELTFERVTTDQHLLAYADLNSRAYGFPLDDGRDGLAGSSLWKQEVYAYLALRDGTPVACAATVEAQGRLFVVLVATDPGQQRRGYGEAVTRKALYEGARATGLTRATLHATVAGAPVYPRIGFEPNSPMHFYALKG, encoded by the coding sequence GTGACGAACCTGACCGCCGCCATCGAGTCCGTGGCACAGCTCCGCACGGTCTGGCGGGCCATGGTGCTCGACCGGAACGGGGAGGCGGACGTACGGGATATGCCGGGCGTCGCCGTCCGCTGGGCCGACTGCCGCTTCGCCTTCTGGAACGCGATCACCCTGACCAAGACCGGGGCCGACGCCACGCTCCTGGAGAAGCGGCTGCGGCAGGCGGCGGACATCATGCGGTCAAAACGGCAACCGGGCTTCCTGTGGTTGTTCGAGGACCTGCTCGCCGACGACGCCCGCGCCGCACTGGACGAGGCAGCGGAGCGCGCGGGCCTCGCCCACGCCTTCCCCGGTACCGGCATGGCAGGCGACCTGCTCCCCATCCCCGAACCCCGCCACCCGGAGCTGACGTTCGAACGGGTCACCACCGACCAACACCTGCTGGCTTACGCGGACCTGAACTCGCGGGCCTACGGCTTCCCCCTCGACGACGGCCGCGACGGACTGGCGGGCTCCAGCCTGTGGAAGCAGGAGGTGTACGCCTACCTGGCCCTGCGGGACGGCACACCGGTCGCCTGCGCCGCCACCGTCGAGGCCCAGGGCAGGCTCTTCGTCGTCCTCGTCGCCACCGACCCCGGCCAGCAGCGCCGCGGCTACGGGGAGGCGGTCACGCGAAAGGCGCTGTACGAGGGTGCCCGTGCCACCGGCCTCACCCGGGCGACCCTGCACGCGACCGTCGCCGGGGCACCGGTGTATCCGCGGATCGGTTTCGAGCCGAACTCCCCGATGCACTTCTACGCGCTCAAGGGCTGA
- a CDS encoding alpha/beta fold hydrolase, with amino-acid sequence MLAYDVLGSGPGLVLLAGIGGTAADTWELLLTELAVEHTVVPIDLPGSGRSPLPEGPLRVDAVADQVVATAREAGLTEFVIAGTSLGAAVAVAVAARHPRPVRGLFTLCGFARPRTTLWLGLEMWASVLVRGDAELNAFLASLSFSRSYLAAHTSQAARRLTVRLAGSAPGVSQQIAFALGVDLRGDLAAVTAPTLVVAATGDQLVAPEHSVELADGIPGARLAAVKGGHAATFEEPERTLELLTGFLHDLHPRPHPAPSPTAPDGRPPGPGSRRSVPAPRRPHER; translated from the coding sequence ATGCTCGCGTACGACGTCCTGGGCAGCGGACCCGGTCTGGTCCTGTTGGCCGGAATCGGGGGCACCGCGGCGGACACCTGGGAGCTGTTACTGACAGAACTGGCGGTCGAGCACACGGTCGTGCCGATCGACCTCCCGGGGTCGGGTCGCAGCCCCCTGCCCGAGGGCCCGCTGCGGGTCGATGCCGTGGCCGACCAGGTGGTGGCCACCGCGCGCGAGGCCGGGCTGACGGAGTTCGTGATCGCCGGGACCTCGCTGGGCGCGGCCGTCGCCGTAGCCGTCGCGGCCCGCCATCCCCGCCCGGTGCGCGGCTTGTTCACCCTCTGCGGATTCGCCCGGCCCCGCACCACACTCTGGCTCGGCCTGGAGATGTGGGCGTCGGTGCTGGTACGCGGCGACGCCGAGCTGAACGCCTTCCTCGCCTCGCTGTCCTTCTCCCGGTCCTATCTCGCCGCGCACACCTCGCAGGCGGCCCGGCGGCTGACCGTCCGACTGGCGGGATCCGCACCCGGTGTCTCCCAGCAGATCGCCTTCGCCCTGGGCGTCGACCTGCGCGGCGATCTCGCCGCCGTCACCGCTCCCACCCTGGTCGTCGCGGCCACGGGGGACCAGTTGGTGGCCCCGGAGCACTCGGTCGAACTCGCCGACGGGATACCCGGCGCACGGCTGGCCGCGGTCAAGGGCGGGCACGCGGCGACCTTCGAGGAACCGGAACGGACGCTGGAGCTCCTCACCGGTTTCCTCCACGACCTCCACCCACGACCCCACCCCGCGCCCTCCCCCACCGCCCCCGACGGCCGGCCGCCGGGACCGGGTTCCCGGCGGAGCGTCCCGGCTCCCCGCCGCCCCCATGAACGATGA
- a CDS encoding helix-turn-helix transcriptional regulator, with amino-acid sequence MSAHHDPHALGAYLRARRAQLAPQQCGLPATDSPRRVTGLRREEVAALAAISVDYYTRLEQGRVRASTTVLTTLAHALRLDQDQERYLYELAGRTDDRPRHRRQPQHLRPAMRRLLDQLTHTPALALGKHLDILAWNPTATALYTDFAAVPAHHRNYLRLMFTDPAVRGLHKEWAHDARDAVAALRMEAAADPTDPELARLVGDLTIQDADFRTWWAQQRVNSATYGTKHYRHPLVGDLTLDCDTWAAGDGSGQRLMVLTAEPGSSSHDALRILASWTARQTEPDSARHTSR; translated from the coding sequence ATGAGCGCACATCACGACCCACATGCCCTTGGTGCTTATCTGCGGGCCCGCCGGGCACAACTGGCCCCCCAGCAGTGCGGCCTGCCCGCCACCGACTCCCCACGCCGGGTCACCGGACTGCGCCGCGAAGAAGTCGCCGCACTCGCCGCCATCAGCGTCGACTACTACACCCGCCTCGAACAGGGCCGCGTCCGCGCCTCCACCACCGTCCTGACCACCCTCGCCCACGCCCTGCGCCTGGACCAGGACCAGGAGCGCTACCTGTACGAACTCGCCGGCCGCACCGACGACCGCCCACGACACCGCCGACAACCGCAACACCTACGCCCCGCCATGCGCCGCCTCCTCGACCAACTCACCCACACCCCCGCCCTCGCCCTCGGCAAACACCTCGACATCCTCGCCTGGAACCCCACCGCCACCGCCCTCTACACCGACTTCGCCGCCGTACCGGCCCACCACCGCAACTACCTGCGTCTCATGTTCACCGACCCCGCTGTCCGGGGGCTGCACAAGGAGTGGGCCCACGACGCGCGGGACGCGGTGGCCGCCCTGCGCATGGAGGCCGCGGCCGACCCCACCGACCCGGAACTCGCCCGCCTGGTCGGCGACCTGACCATCCAGGACGCCGACTTCCGCACCTGGTGGGCCCAGCAGCGCGTCAACAGCGCGACGTACGGCACCAAGCACTACCGCCACCCCCTGGTCGGCGACCTCACCCTGGACTGCGACACCTGGGCCGCCGGCGACGGCTCCGGACAACGCCTGATGGTCCTCACCGCCGAACCCGGCAGCTCCTCCCACGACGCCCTGCGCATCCTCGCCTCCTGGACCGCCAGGCAGACGGAACCGGACTCCGCGCGACACACATCCCGGTAG
- a CDS encoding alpha/beta hydrolase, with protein sequence MTGAVATATAGLALGAFALSGTANGATANAEAANTSAGKHSKPTVVLEHGAFADGSSWNGVIADLRADGYPVVAAANPLRGPASDAAALRTVLDHVKGPKIVVGHSYGGNVISEAATDDPEVKALVYVAAFLPAPGESALELTNKYPGSTLPGTLDPVTYQQADGTTATDLYIQQDKFHHQFAADVPANEAALMAAEQRPIAQAALEEKTTTAAWKTIPSWDIVTTEDLNIPPAVQRFMAQRAHAHTTEIAASHSVAVSHPHLVADVIERAARATVR encoded by the coding sequence ATGACTGGCGCGGTCGCGACGGCCACGGCGGGGCTCGCGCTCGGCGCGTTCGCCCTCAGCGGCACCGCCAACGGCGCGACCGCGAACGCCGAAGCAGCCAACACCAGCGCCGGCAAGCACTCCAAACCCACCGTCGTCCTGGAGCACGGCGCCTTCGCCGACGGCTCCAGCTGGAACGGCGTCATCGCCGACCTGCGCGCGGACGGCTACCCTGTCGTCGCCGCCGCCAACCCGCTGCGCGGCCCGGCCTCCGACGCCGCCGCCCTGCGCACCGTCCTCGACCACGTCAAGGGCCCGAAGATCGTCGTCGGCCACTCCTACGGAGGCAACGTCATCAGCGAGGCCGCCACCGACGACCCCGAGGTCAAGGCCCTGGTCTACGTGGCCGCCTTCCTGCCCGCCCCCGGCGAGAGCGCCCTGGAGCTCACGAACAAGTACCCGGGCTCCACCCTCCCCGGCACCCTGGACCCGGTCACCTACCAGCAGGCCGACGGCACCACCGCCACCGACCTGTACATCCAGCAGGACAAGTTCCACCACCAGTTCGCCGCCGACGTGCCCGCCAACGAGGCCGCCCTGATGGCCGCCGAGCAGCGTCCCATCGCCCAGGCCGCCCTGGAGGAGAAGACCACCACCGCGGCCTGGAAGACCATCCCCAGCTGGGACATCGTCACCACTGAAGATCTCAACATCCCCCCGGCCGTGCAACGCTTCATGGCCCAGCGCGCCCACGCGCACACCACCGAGATCGCCGCCTCCCACTCGGTCGCCGTCTCCCACCCGCACCTGGTGGCCGACGTGATCGAGCGCGCGGCCCGCGCCACCGTCCGCTGA
- a CDS encoding alpha/beta hydrolase, whose amino-acid sequence MINRRTFGKAVGLGTGAAAVSLAGLQTQASAATASQRPSGAAVPTVPAVAPGAHTEFSTLKHVKAGVLDIGYAEAGPAHGPVVVLLHGWPYDIHSFVDVAPLLADLGYRVLVPYLRGHGSTRFLSRHTPRTAEQSAIALDIIAFMDALKIDKAVLAGFDWGSRTADIIAALWPERVKSLVSTSGYLITNRKAQLEPAIPAVEHNWWYQWYFATDRGVQAMEDVDQRLALCRYVWTLVSPNWNFSDATFARTAEAFRNPDYAAIVLYNYRWRISLIEGDRRYDRYERRLAAQPPIGVPTVTLDAALDPFTAPGDGTSYRSHFTGPYLHRTIADIGHDLPQEAPTAFAQAVVDADHL is encoded by the coding sequence ATGATCAACAGGCGTACTTTCGGCAAGGCGGTCGGTCTGGGCACCGGCGCGGCCGCGGTCTCCCTGGCCGGGCTTCAAACCCAGGCGTCAGCCGCAACCGCCTCGCAGCGGCCGAGCGGCGCCGCCGTTCCCACGGTGCCGGCCGTCGCGCCCGGCGCCCACACCGAGTTCAGCACGCTGAAGCACGTCAAGGCGGGAGTCCTGGACATCGGTTACGCCGAGGCCGGCCCCGCGCACGGCCCGGTCGTCGTCCTCCTGCACGGGTGGCCGTACGACATCCACAGCTTCGTCGACGTCGCCCCGCTCCTGGCCGACCTGGGCTACCGGGTCCTCGTCCCGTACCTGCGCGGCCACGGCAGCACCCGCTTCCTGTCCCGCCACACCCCCCGCACCGCCGAGCAGTCCGCGATCGCGCTGGACATCATCGCGTTCATGGATGCCCTGAAGATCGACAAGGCTGTCCTCGCGGGCTTCGACTGGGGGTCGCGGACCGCCGACATCATCGCCGCCCTGTGGCCCGAGCGCGTCAAGTCCCTCGTCTCGACCAGCGGTTACCTCATCACCAACCGCAAGGCGCAGTTGGAGCCCGCGATCCCGGCCGTGGAGCACAACTGGTGGTACCAGTGGTACTTCGCCACCGACCGGGGCGTGCAGGCTATGGAGGACGTCGACCAGCGCCTCGCGCTGTGCCGCTACGTGTGGACCCTCGTCTCCCCGAACTGGAACTTCTCCGACGCCACCTTCGCGCGCACCGCCGAGGCCTTCAGGAACCCCGACTACGCCGCGATCGTCCTCTACAACTACCGCTGGCGCATCAGCCTGATCGAGGGCGACCGGCGCTACGACCGCTACGAGCGCCGACTGGCGGCCCAGCCCCCCATCGGCGTCCCCACCGTCACTCTCGACGCGGCCCTGGACCCGTTCACGGCGCCGGGCGACGGCACCTCGTACCGGAGCCACTTCACCGGCCCCTACCTGCACCGGACGATCGCGGACATCGGTCACGACCTGCCGCAGGAGGCGCCCACCGCCTTCGCCCAGGCCGTGGTGGACGCCGACCACCTCTGA
- a CDS encoding TetR/AcrR family transcriptional regulator yields the protein MLAADPGTSIASIATAAGVDRRTVYRRFASREELLAAIYDARLTAIEHAIQDARLREAPVTVALHRYVENIITVNRTWPVDLTRMLTDEAIRQRRNTCIAEVDAFLRRAADEGLLRRDRPQGWAGPLLPELVHLAAHRLAHLSPGQAADVAVDTYLRGLGGTAGPPGDRV from the coding sequence ATGCTCGCCGCCGACCCCGGCACCAGCATCGCGAGCATCGCCACCGCAGCAGGCGTCGACCGACGCACCGTCTACCGACGCTTCGCCTCCCGCGAAGAACTCCTCGCGGCCATCTACGACGCCCGCCTCACCGCCATCGAACACGCCATCCAGGACGCCCGACTCCGCGAAGCACCCGTCACCGTCGCCCTGCACCGCTACGTCGAGAACATCATCACCGTCAACCGCACCTGGCCCGTCGACCTCACCCGCATGCTCACCGACGAGGCGATCCGGCAGCGCCGCAACACCTGCATCGCCGAGGTCGACGCCTTCCTGCGGCGGGCGGCCGACGAGGGCCTGCTGCGCCGGGACCGGCCACAGGGCTGGGCGGGGCCACTGCTGCCCGAGCTGGTGCACTTGGCGGCACATCGGCTCGCCCACCTGAGTCCGGGGCAGGCGGCGGACGTCGCGGTCGACACCTACCTTCGCGGGCTCGGCGGCACAGCGGGCCCTCCGGGCGACCGCGTGTGA
- a CDS encoding aldehyde dehydrogenase, with amino-acid sequence MITYDRLFIGGAWVEPSNPELLDIASPHDRSVIGRAAQAQPADIDRAVAAARASFEKGEWRLTPPAERIATLRRFNTLREENAEKIAHLISLENGSAGWFTRAGQPGLTRQANAYLKAAEEFAWEETLVPSDPASPVRSVVRREAIGVVAAVIPWNSPFSSATSKIIPSLLAGNSVVLKVSPENSLSMGFLAELLEQVGLPEGVISVLSADRETSEYLVSHQDVDKIAFTGSTRAGRRIAAIAGEQLKRVSLELGGKSAAIILPDADIAKAVAGVKFGSLLNNGESCIAQTRILAPRSRYEEVVAGLKELVESLKVGDPNDPDTFIGPMIRPDQQERVRNYIQLGIDEGARLVTGGPHVPEGLEKGNYVTPTVFADVDNSMRIAQEEIFGPVLVVIAYDDEDEAVRIANDSEYGLSGGVWSADEAHALEVARRVRTGTVTVNGASIAFDGPFGGFKASGIGREYGAVGLGTYTEYKTVTV; translated from the coding sequence ATGATCACCTATGACCGACTGTTCATCGGGGGCGCCTGGGTCGAGCCGAGCAACCCGGAGCTGCTCGACATCGCCTCCCCGCACGACCGGTCGGTGATCGGCCGCGCCGCCCAGGCGCAGCCGGCGGACATCGACCGTGCGGTCGCCGCGGCACGGGCCTCCTTCGAGAAGGGCGAGTGGCGCCTGACCCCGCCCGCCGAACGCATCGCCACCCTGCGGCGGTTCAACACCCTGCGGGAGGAGAACGCCGAGAAGATCGCCCACCTGATCTCCCTGGAGAACGGCTCGGCGGGCTGGTTCACCCGCGCGGGCCAGCCGGGCCTGACTCGGCAGGCGAACGCCTACCTGAAGGCGGCGGAGGAGTTCGCGTGGGAGGAGACGCTCGTACCCTCCGACCCGGCGTCCCCGGTGCGCAGCGTGGTGCGCCGCGAGGCGATCGGCGTCGTGGCCGCCGTCATCCCCTGGAACTCGCCCTTCTCCTCGGCCACTTCGAAGATCATCCCGTCGCTCCTCGCGGGCAACTCGGTGGTCCTGAAGGTATCCCCGGAGAACTCGCTGAGCATGGGTTTCCTGGCCGAACTTCTCGAGCAGGTGGGTCTGCCCGAGGGTGTGATCAGTGTCCTGTCCGCGGACCGGGAGACCAGCGAGTACCTGGTCTCGCACCAGGACGTCGACAAGATCGCCTTCACCGGCTCCACCCGGGCCGGCCGCCGCATCGCCGCGATCGCCGGCGAGCAACTCAAGCGGGTGAGTCTGGAGCTGGGCGGCAAGTCCGCCGCGATCATCCTGCCCGACGCCGACATCGCCAAGGCGGTCGCGGGAGTGAAGTTCGGCTCCCTCCTCAACAACGGAGAGTCCTGCATCGCCCAGACCCGCATCCTGGCTCCGCGCAGCCGGTACGAGGAGGTCGTGGCCGGGCTCAAGGAACTGGTCGAGTCCCTGAAGGTCGGCGACCCGAACGACCCCGACACCTTCATCGGCCCGATGATCCGCCCCGACCAGCAGGAGCGGGTGCGCAACTACATCCAGCTCGGCATCGACGAGGGTGCCCGTCTGGTCACCGGCGGGCCGCACGTCCCCGAGGGCCTGGAAAAGGGCAATTACGTCACCCCGACCGTCTTCGCCGACGTCGACAACTCCATGCGGATCGCACAGGAGGAGATCTTCGGCCCGGTCCTGGTGGTCATCGCCTACGACGACGAGGACGAGGCGGTCCGCATCGCCAACGACTCCGAGTACGGCCTGTCCGGGGGAGTCTGGTCCGCCGACGAGGCCCACGCCCTGGAGGTGGCCCGCCGCGTCCGCACCGGCACCGTCACGGTCAACGGGGCGTCCATCGCCTTCGACGGCCCGTTCGGCGGGTTCAAGGCCAGCGGCATCGGCCGCGAGTACGGCGCGGTCGGCCTCGGCACCTACACGGAGTACAAGACCGTCACGGTCTGA
- a CDS encoding SDR family oxidoreductase, with product MSDLEGSQVSVTAREPKENKETQPNAVNALIPNDQERCGRPDEIAAAVACLCSDYAQYVSGATIRVGGGLIRSAF from the coding sequence ATGTCCGACCTCGAGGGCTCCCAGGTGTCCGTCACGGCCCGAGAACCCAAGGAAAACAAGGAGACCCAGCCGAACGCCGTCAACGCCCTGATCCCCAACGACCAGGAACGCTGCGGCCGGCCCGACGAGATCGCCGCGGCCGTGGCGTGTCTGTGCAGCGACTACGCCCAGTACGTCAGCGGAGCCACCATCCGCGTGGGCGGCGGCCTCATCCGCTCCGCGTTCTGA
- a CDS encoding phospholipid carrier-dependent glycosyltransferase, producing MVGSDALMPVIRENTSPSVDGPAVPGSGEPGSWERRLRRFGHVAAPRPSLRDRLVVPFPEPSPRPWRILGLPPRSAARLARWSAWGGPLLVALFAGVLRFWRLGDPRAVVFDETYYAKDAWAMLRLGYEGTWPDRKIADPQILAHPQLIPLSDGGVFVAHPPTGKWVIAAGEWMFGLTPFGWRFMTAVLGTLSVLMLCRTGRRLFRSTLLGCLAGLLLAMDGLQLVMSRVALLDLVVSFFVLAAFGCLLIDRDAARARLAAALPVGEDGRVRPHGPTGDRAGTGVRPWRLAAGVFLGLAASTKWNGLYFLAFFVVLTLLWDVGARRVAGAYRPFRAVLRRDAGWSLMSLVPVAVVTYAATWTGWFLSDDGYGRHWADGRGGPWAWIPAPLRSLWHYEHAVYVFNVGLHSPHKYESSPWSWLVLGRPVLFHYESPEPGVDGCRTTVDCSQTILALGTPALWWSACGALGYLLYRWALRRDWRAGAVLCGVGAGYLPWFLYQDRTVFSFYAVVFVPYLCLAVAMTLGALLGPPGATGRRRVQGAVAVGAVVLLIAWNFVYFFPIYTGQTIPYADWHARMWLDTWI from the coding sequence ATGGTCGGATCCGACGCGCTGATGCCGGTGATACGTGAGAACACGTCCCCGTCGGTCGACGGGCCCGCGGTGCCGGGGAGCGGCGAGCCGGGTTCCTGGGAGCGACGGCTGCGGCGCTTCGGTCACGTCGCAGCTCCCCGCCCGTCCCTGCGCGACCGTCTGGTGGTGCCGTTCCCCGAACCGAGCCCGCGGCCGTGGCGGATCCTCGGTCTGCCCCCGCGGTCGGCGGCCCGCCTGGCGCGCTGGTCGGCGTGGGGCGGACCGCTGCTGGTGGCGCTCTTCGCCGGGGTGCTGCGCTTCTGGCGGCTGGGCGATCCCCGGGCCGTGGTGTTCGACGAGACGTACTACGCCAAGGACGCCTGGGCCATGCTGCGGCTCGGCTACGAGGGCACCTGGCCGGACCGGAAGATCGCCGACCCGCAGATCCTGGCCCACCCTCAGCTCATCCCCCTCTCCGACGGCGGGGTCTTCGTCGCGCATCCACCGACGGGCAAGTGGGTGATCGCCGCGGGTGAGTGGATGTTCGGCCTCACGCCGTTCGGCTGGCGTTTCATGACGGCGGTGCTCGGCACGCTGTCGGTGCTGATGCTCTGCCGTACCGGCCGCCGGCTGTTCCGTTCGACGCTGCTGGGGTGTCTGGCGGGGCTGCTGCTGGCGATGGACGGGCTGCAGTTGGTGATGAGCCGTGTCGCACTGCTCGATCTCGTCGTGTCGTTCTTCGTGCTGGCGGCGTTCGGATGCCTGCTCATCGACCGGGACGCCGCGCGGGCCCGGCTCGCGGCGGCGTTGCCCGTCGGCGAGGACGGCCGGGTACGCCCGCACGGGCCCACCGGTGACCGCGCGGGCACGGGAGTACGCCCCTGGCGGCTCGCGGCCGGTGTCTTCCTCGGGCTCGCGGCCTCGACCAAGTGGAACGGCCTCTACTTCCTCGCCTTCTTCGTCGTCCTGACGCTGCTGTGGGACGTCGGTGCCCGGCGCGTGGCGGGGGCGTACCGACCCTTTCGCGCGGTGCTCCGCCGGGACGCCGGGTGGTCGCTGATGTCTCTCGTACCGGTCGCCGTCGTGACGTATGCGGCGACCTGGACGGGCTGGTTCCTGTCCGACGACGGTTACGGGCGGCACTGGGCGGACGGGCGCGGCGGCCCCTGGGCGTGGATCCCGGCACCGCTGCGGAGCCTGTGGCACTACGAGCACGCGGTGTACGTGTTCAACGTGGGGCTGCACTCACCCCACAAGTACGAATCGAGCCCCTGGAGTTGGCTGGTCCTGGGCCGCCCGGTGCTGTTCCACTACGAGTCGCCCGAGCCAGGGGTGGACGGGTGCCGTACGACCGTCGACTGTTCGCAGACGATCCTCGCGCTCGGCACGCCGGCGCTGTGGTGGTCCGCGTGTGGTGCGCTCGGCTATCTGCTCTACCGGTGGGCCCTGCGTCGCGACTGGCGTGCCGGAGCCGTCCTGTGCGGCGTGGGAGCCGGCTACCTGCCCTGGTTCCTCTACCAGGACCGGACCGTCTTCTCCTTCTACGCCGTCGTGTTCGTGCCCTACCTGTGTCTGGCCGTGGCGATGACGCTGGGCGCCCTCCTGGGTCCGCCGGGCGCGACGGGCAGACGGCGCGTCCAGGGTGCGGTGGCCGTGGGCGCGGTGGTGCTGCTGATCGCCTGGAACTTCGTCTACTTCTTCCCGATCTACACCGGGCAGACGATCCCGTACGCCGACTGGCACGCCAGGATGTGGCTCGACACCTGGATATGA
- a CDS encoding TetR/AcrR family transcriptional regulator: MSVAPGEDSMSARTSGRRPYRNDRRAEAAAETRAAILDAALRLFVEHGYARVTISDIARNAGTAVPTVYASTGGKAAILSILINRGVDDPVVEQTLDKVRSASDARAAIKALAHGVRLDNERHLDIVQVMITAAAVERGVEEELHRVAAAYRQALGVLAERLAELGALRPGLSHERATDMLWFLFGLPSWRLFVAERNWSWDETERWLAEQAAAALLPGPDDR; encoded by the coding sequence ATGTCCGTCGCGCCCGGAGAGGACAGCATGAGCGCACGGACCAGCGGCCGGCGGCCCTACCGCAACGACAGACGGGCGGAGGCCGCCGCGGAGACACGGGCGGCGATTCTCGATGCGGCTCTGCGCCTCTTCGTCGAGCACGGATACGCCAGGGTCACGATCAGCGACATCGCGAGAAACGCCGGAACTGCGGTGCCCACGGTGTACGCCAGCACCGGTGGCAAGGCCGCCATCCTGAGCATTCTGATAAACCGTGGGGTGGACGACCCGGTCGTCGAACAGACCCTGGACAAGGTGCGCTCCGCGTCCGACGCCAGGGCGGCGATCAAGGCCTTGGCCCACGGGGTGCGCCTGGACAACGAACGCCATCTGGACATCGTCCAGGTCATGATCACCGCCGCCGCCGTGGAACGAGGAGTCGAGGAGGAGCTCCACCGGGTCGCCGCCGCCTACCGGCAGGCCCTCGGGGTGCTCGCGGAACGTCTGGCGGAGCTGGGGGCGCTGCGTCCCGGACTGAGTCATGAGCGGGCCACCGACATGCTGTGGTTCCTCTTCGGGCTGCCGTCCTGGCGCTTGTTCGTGGCAGAGCGCAACTGGTCCTGGGACGAGACGGAGCGCTGGCTCGCGGAGCAGGCCGCCGCCGCTCTGCTCCCGGGGCCGGACGACCGCTGA
- a CDS encoding glycosyltransferase: protein MRILFSSTPQHGHLLPELPLARAFRDRGDEVAVITSASFGPLFAAEGITLLPVGPEIPELLMEAARLAGVDDPTVPDPAVAAELFAGARIDLTADAAIAAAREFGPDLIVAEATDYVGPLVAAALQVPYAKLAFGPPIPAQFTDVFDAVAERRYKERGLTAPQPTWYLDPCPEALRGPDWQAPEGRLALRPEAHRGPGTPDTAAADSSGAGTRPKVLLSFGTHFAAPEVLRPIVDALSAKADLVVTLGLTAAASDYGDGFDQVEFVGFTPLAELLGGIDLVVTHGGAGTTLGTLSRGLPMVVVPQGADQFLQAGAVAGSRTGVAVMPPAGAEAVAAAVDEVLGNTEYRDNARRAAEQIAAMPSPDEVAAQLVGLLG from the coding sequence ATGCGTATCCTCTTCTCGAGCACTCCGCAGCACGGGCACCTGCTGCCGGAGCTGCCCCTCGCCCGCGCCTTCCGTGACCGCGGCGACGAAGTCGCCGTGATCACCTCGGCGTCCTTCGGGCCCCTGTTCGCCGCCGAAGGCATCACCCTGCTCCCCGTCGGCCCCGAAATCCCCGAACTCCTCATGGAGGCGGCCCGGCTGGCCGGTGTGGACGACCCGACGGTGCCCGACCCCGCGGTGGCCGCCGAACTGTTCGCCGGAGCGCGGATCGACCTCACCGCGGACGCGGCCATCGCCGCGGCGCGCGAGTTCGGTCCGGATCTGATCGTCGCCGAGGCCACCGACTATGTGGGCCCGCTCGTTGCGGCCGCCCTCCAAGTCCCCTACGCCAAGCTCGCGTTCGGCCCGCCGATCCCAGCCCAGTTCACCGACGTCTTCGACGCCGTGGCCGAGCGCCGCTACAAGGAACGGGGCCTGACCGCCCCTCAGCCCACCTGGTACCTGGATCCGTGCCCCGAAGCACTCCGCGGCCCGGACTGGCAGGCACCCGAGGGCCGTCTTGCGCTGCGCCCGGAGGCCCACCGCGGCCCCGGCACACCGGACACGGCCGCCGCGGACTCGTCCGGCGCCGGCACCCGGCCCAAGGTGCTGCTCTCCTTCGGCACGCACTTTGCCGCACCCGAGGTCCTGCGCCCGATCGTGGACGCCCTGTCCGCCAAGGCGGATCTGGTGGTGACCCTCGGCCTGACCGCCGCGGCCTCGGACTACGGCGACGGGTTCGACCAGGTCGAATTCGTCGGCTTCACTCCGCTGGCCGAACTGCTGGGCGGCATCGACCTGGTGGTCACCCACGGCGGAGCGGGCACCACCCTGGGCACGCTCTCGCGCGGCCTGCCGATGGTGGTCGTACCGCAGGGAGCCGACCAGTTCCTCCAGGCGGGCGCCGTCGCGGGCTCGCGCACCGGCGTCGCCGTGATGCCACCCGCCGGGGCGGAGGCCGTCGCGGCAGCGGTGGACGAGGTGCTCGGCAACACGGAGTACCGGGACAACGCGCGCCGTGCGGCCGAGCAGATCGCGGCGATGCCCTCACCCGATGAGGTCGCCGCGCAACTGGTAGGCCTTCTCGGCTGA